From the Lathyrus oleraceus cultivar Zhongwan6 chromosome 3, CAAS_Psat_ZW6_1.0, whole genome shotgun sequence genome, the window CTAAAGTAGGTTCCATATGCATTCCGAGTTGAGTAAGAAGCCTCACCATACTCGAAGTACTGTGGATGCTatcaagctttacctaacatggtgagtgcataaaaagccaaacacatatgtcatcatgagcgatattcaggtatggcttatcactctgactttgcgtAGGTTCTATGGGAGTTTCACTTCATgtatacacacactgaggcacgttgtttgatTATAACCCTGAGCCTTTCTAGTCATCCCGTTAAtgttatcctttgttaaccccatttgagcaTGTACCCTTTGTTTGTCTAACCACATAAATGTGACTCGTGACCCAAAACACTTCCTTATCCTATACAGAGTCAATGTGATGTCATTAAGTTGTgttaaattctaagtttggggtaaaccccataagtatcaaaaaccaaggtgagtacgaaaaaaaagaagaaaaaatgaccataaaaaatTTGAGAAAACGAAATATAGTCGATGGTTCGAAAGAAGCACTCATCGAAGGAAGAGCACTCAattgaaaaaaagagaaaatatcaaagaaaaactgagcaattgaaaaagaaaagaataaaacaCAGTGAAAAGAATATGAACATTGGCTCTAAACCCAAAaccacttgttttcctttttgTTTGTATTTACCACACCATAACTCAAGCCCCGTTATAACCTGAAAGACCTCAGAAAGTATGTGTTGTATGTAGTTGATATGAAAGGAGAAAttattcaaacttatgagttgatattgcatattctgaatcgggagtgataacactttaacccccgagagacttggtgagagtgtgatgtaagctgacaggtgaagcgGTACCTCGATGAGGAAGTGTGGCAgaaaactcattaggaaaagcAGGAACTATAAAAGGGAGAGTGAAGGCGTTGGTGAAAGATCTCAGCAATATCATGGTAAGAATACAAATTTTGGGAAGTGACACTTTGTCATATAGGACATTACTTGAGGATAAGCAAcgagctaagtttggggttgtgatcaatcaccattttcactatatttttGTTGCTTATtcgacaagaaaccaaggattttgagacactgtatacgcattatggtacctttaaagttaattttcattcccataagttatttaagcaatttattaattgtcagttttattttatattttcgtgattttacgcgtAGGATGTTTGTGTTTTTGTCCAACAGGTCCAAGTGGGAGAATCGAGGAACTCGGAGCGAGACAATGCGGAATTCCGGCAAGCAAATGAATGGAGAAATCCCGGTACaagaggcctgacacggccacccgtgtcacctgacacgggccgtgtcaggcagaaggagaatgaagcaaaaaacagtagcctgacacggccgaTCATGTCGGGCCTTATCCCATACCGTGTCAAGCCCCCATTGTTGTGTCAAGTGAAACAGTGAGCTGACacagccacccgtgtcagctgacacgagccgtgtcagcccaagcccaaaattttcccttttcatcGGCCTTTTGATTATCGGGCTTGCAAagagatttttggacatgtccatctattgcttggaattttcactatataagagaatcttctaccaaagaaaagatcatcttggaacaAGGCAAAACACAGTATCGTCAAGCAATCAAGGATTACAGAGAGCAAAAAGttcggagagctgaaggttttcatgagcggaaaCGATTGAAAATTGAAGTCATCCAAATACTTGTAATATATAATTTTTGTCTTgcatttgttttgaacaatatgagtagctaaaccccccaattctaggaggtgtccctgatttagaattgtaataaatttgagtatacttttgcatttataatattattcttacgataatcttttgatgtgtttaatgctttttctttcggaccaatcgagattgttttatggttatcaattaggctgaaccgccattgataaggttttcataaaGTTACTttgcagtagatatcacctaggactagggataccctgtatgaaccagagtgttcttgatatgataaagcttaacttcaccttaattgcctatggacatagaaattagggtacattgattaaaggttttcacaccaaggacttgggagaaaataccttgagaactggtagtaattgatatttgttgatgcaatagtgactcagagttgttacatggataaatcatacacctttCGTGGCATTGTTCCTTTTACCTTGCAAActcttattttcatccttatttaCCTTTGCCtgtatttttataattttgaatctaAAAACTCAAATCATACTTTTTATTTAATTGAATGGTAATTTCAACTCGATATtgacgtgcagtccttgagatcgacattcggggaatttcccctttattactataactggaaaaatagtacacttgaTATTTTTTCGATcaacactcaacccacttatcacaagcatggatccttgagccaagacatcttccaaaggaaggaaaaaaggtcaagtttccatacaataccatgaaagaggggagacttacaatctcacttactagaatgctattcctttttgtgtcacaaatttaacgctatgttaagcaatcgtaattggacttatgtagaagtcacaactatttgaggccggacaatagaattttagtattaatgcatgttagagacatagtataatggactatgctcatgaaacataccacacacaaaaagaatatgcaaagtggtggacctaatctcatccatactcatgttgattttgcaatcaactagccttaggatatagagatatcataggtccatgacatgaatgaataaagaatgagaatgagatgaagagggagggggaatggaatcaacacaaattggtcaaaggaggacttttaccaaattaagatcattcattcattttgggagatgaaatgtacatttcatcaatcccataaatccaatgatcttgacataacaaagtcaaatcaaccttgaccaaggcctaacaacacaattcaaactcaataagtcaattaaaatggctctacacaatttatttggcatttaaacaattaagaataattaaaatatgcattaaattaaataatggttggtcaatttcctaaaacctcatcaaaacatcaaagaaatggctatgagatttatcataggccaaacaaggtcaaaggaccttggagaaaaaatttcataatttttggaaacttaaaactatttttaaacaattaaaaatattcataaaatcaattaaatcaaaaaaaatattaataatgatccaaaaaatgattttaattcagaaaatgaaagaggattttatttttaaaaaaatggtGAGACTCTCATATtattttggatcaatattaaaattaatatgaattaatgaaaataacacaattaaaatgaaattcaaataatcagaaaaaacgtggaccacttgatctccctcattaattaaggtggcagatcaagtggccacaagcgcgtgttccatggtggacttgagtcagCGTGCCACAAAATAagtaatcaaaaccaacgctcTGACTTAAACCAATTTGAatagatcatgtggctctggaccttgccaactcaccaccggagcaaatctccggtcaccttctcaggtgagcctcaccggactggtccagtcataaccatcactaaaataaaaaagaaggatgtgattttaaagtaaaaatggaactgatcacgaatctgacctcaattcatcctaactccaagtatattgagagatatatggagttgaaatttaagatacatgatttgagttgcttcgatttgacctcaaagctACTCAATAttcttacctacattggtaggacttcatacaaccaaggaaccaagagaattatggagaattgagtgagaattgaagagatgaaaatttctggaaaataccttcaatgcaggtcaGAACTCACTTGTTTTTGCTTTGATTCGTGCTTGATCTtactcaggaagcttgcagaagtagattagaatcaaccaaaggctttggatccctagagttttgaatcttaaaacagtgagattcaaactcaatttttaaagaaaattctcaggattatcctttcAAATAGAAGGGTTTGGGGTCTTGGAGCAAAGTTGGCGCGGAGGGGTCCTTAATTCTGAACCTagaggcttctatttatagctgaatcacattttatttgcaccttcaaattgaatttccaaatttggcaatggatgatgcatgcttgcatgggcgtgtacatgcccataAAGTCACCCTtttaggtccataatcaagtgtgaatgagtctgaaatcaacttggaatgcaaggcaattgtacacagctgtttgaagttttgattttgccaaatgatgatgccatgttcaagccatgcgcagactATTCAgatcttgtccaaaatggatgaaattggactttttggaaatgttagatcaagaggaacaactattatattgaacacttttccatttgaagcttgtatcatggataattttgaggtggaagtttggaaattttaacatatgaaaaaaaattctaagtgtcaagtcatatgttcacttactccaccttggctaacttcttatgtgagcttcaaatgagaaacgttcctttataaaagttgtagatatttcaacttaattcaaaatgatcacaaatttgacctcatttggatttgatatgaaggagttatgcatttttgaagttgaggaaaatcacctgttcaatggtattggtccaaaatgacctataatgtatccttatatcacatgctcataaatgTTGAATTATATCttcctacaaacatcaaagttgaagtaaacaccttgaatttgatttttcaacttggaaatctttcatctcataaaaattgatcaagttatggccttgggaagttgacctccaaattagggtttagacaaaatgacctataatctttcaacataacaaatgactttccaagcaaaaatatctctataactcaacatgaaagttgtttggaatgtcatttagagtaacatttctcttggaataattttcatatgataaaatttgtaggagatagggtctaggggaccccgGTTTTGATTAGAAGAaatcctctggtcaaccaccatcaaccaacttgctagcttgcaattatattgacttttgggactcatgggagatcatatatgcataagatgatgaaatttgaagtatcccttgaagtatttgatcaaatgttgaagaatCATAGTGAAtaagttacacaagatacccagatgaactagggtttccaaggcaaaccaattccaaaatcttgatgctttcttgaccaaaataacatgtaaagaccataaggactcatatatgatgtctaaagccattctagaccaattcttgattgagctcttagccatgagggtcttaaaccctagatatgagcttgatggatcaaaggtgatcatgtgtcttacctacaaaagagttagacaaatgcaaaaacatatttttggtattttagttagtgaagatgataaaatacaagaCCTTATTCATCAAAAAAGATCATGGtaaaatcatgatagctcaaatatatgttgatgtCATTATGTTTGAAGGGATGTCAAACCAGATGACCCAACATTTTGTCAGGCATATGCAAtctgaatttgagatgagtccTGTTGGTGAACTAACTTACTTTCTTGGTCTTCAAGTCAAACAAATCGATGATACTATCTTTATTTCTCAGAGCAAGTATGCTAAGAGTATAGTAAATAAGTTTGGAATGGAAAATTCAAGTCACAAAAGGACATTTGCACCAACCCACTTGAAGTTACTAAAGATGAAAAAGGTGTAGACGTGGATCAAAGTTTGTACAGGAGTATGATTGGTAGTTTACTGTATCTTACAGCTAGCAGACATGGCATTACATTTGTTGTAGGGGTGTGTGTAAGATATCAGTCTGAACCCAAAATGAGTCATATTACTAAAGTGAAAAGGATCCTAAAATACATCAAAGGGACTAGTGACTATGGAATGTTATATTCTCATAATGCAAATTCCATGCTTATAggatattgtgatgcagattgGGCAGACAATGCTAATGATAGAAAGAACACTTCTagaggatgtttcttcttaggaaATAATCTAATATCttggtttagcaagaaacaaaattgtgtgaCATTGCCTATGGTTGAGGTTGAATATATTGCAACAGGAACCTGTTGCTCTCAATTAATTTTGATGAAACAAATGTTAGGGGAATAtaatgtccagcaagatgtcatgacattatattATGACAATCTGAGTGCAATCAATATATCAGGACAAAGCATATTGATATTTGTCATCATTTTATCAGGGATCTTGTTGAAAACAAAATTGTTACTCTTGAACATGTGGCCACTGAGAAGCAACTGACAGATATTTTCATTAAAGTCTTGGATGCAAATAAGTTTGAGAAGTTAAGGGGTGAATTGGGTATACGCTTGAAGAATTATAGAAATTACTAATATGGAGACATGTAAATAAAATTCTACCTTCACTCCATTTAATAATGCATAAaaaacaaggaaaatcattacAAACCTTCCTTATTTTCCCAACATGCCATCCTACCTACTTCATCAATATCATTCATGCTACCCTCATTATTATCTCTACTCTCTCTTTGAACTTTGTTCTCGATCACCCTCATCTATCTATCTACTCTTTGAAGTTCATATCTCAAAATCATAATTTCAAAATGTCCCAACCTTCTGTCTCAACTCCCAGCAAGCACACCAAAGAACAATCAAACCCTAGGAGTGATGGTACTGATATGAATCTTGTTGAAGTTATTACTGATGTCGTTCCTCTATCTATGGTTCCTGGCCATGAAAACCCTATAAGGAAGCCTAGATAAATTGCTTTGAGAAAGGGAAAACCTTCTAAAGTAAGTACTTCTTCTCCATTTATGGCTGCTAGTGATGTAAAAGTTATTGAACCTTATACTGTTGTCAAGAAATCTCTCTCAATGACTAGCTTGTACCTTGATCCTTTTAATGTTGAACCCAATGTTGACGCTTCTGCAAAAAGCTTTATCGTTCCAAAAGTTACGGGAAATGTTGAAACATCTAAAAACACTAACAAATCTAGATTTGTTACTACTTTGAGTAATCTAGCATGATTGTTGCTGATAGAGACGGTGTAGATAAGAATATTCATGTGCTGATCTCTCAAGTTTTGGGTATTGAACCTAAGACTAGTGTTATGCAGGATGTTTCCACATCCTTGGCCCAACTTGATAACACTACTGAAACCCCTCTGGATAAATTTGATGTCAATAGGTCTACTCAGTCTCCTGAAAAATCAAAAGACAAAGAGGGTCATGATGGCATGTCTGGTGATTTAGCTAACAAAGAAGAAAACACTATAGATAAGAAGGATCAATCTATATACATAGTGAATATAGATGATTTGTAATCTTATGGTTAGCCCATTGGTAAAAGACTGGATCCAGTAATAGATAAAAGGTTAAAGAACATAAAAGGTAAAGCAACTGAATCCTCCAGCACACCCTCGAAATCTCTCAGGAGAATAACTAATGTTGGGCCTACAAAAGGATGGAGCAAGGTTGTCACTCATATCTCCAAGAAGAAATCCTTAAAGAGGAACGAAGTCCCATCTGGATTTAGGGAATCTGGCTATGATGTCAAACACAATGTTCAAGACATTGTTTCTGCTACAAGAAAGCAAGCTTTTGGGAAGAAGATTCCAACAAATGTTCCTGAAGTTCCAATTGAAAACATCTCCTTTCACTTTGTGGATAATGtagaaaaatggaaatttgtttACCAAAGAAGATTGTCGTTGGAAAGTGAACTTGGAAAATATGCTTTTGAATGCAAAGAAGTGATAAGTCTAATTCAAGAAGTCGGATTAATGAAAAGTGTGATTGGTTTTGGCAAGTGTTATGAAATGCTTGTTAAAGAATTCATTATGAATATCTCTAAGGAATGTAATAACAAGAGAAGTAAAGAGTTTAGAAAAGTGTATGTAAGAGGAAGGTGTGTGTATTTCTCTCCTGAAATCATAAATAGGTTTTTGGGCATAAATGAAGAAGAACAAGCTGAAGTGGAAGTTTCTGACAATGTCATTTGAAGAGAAATTACGGAAAAACAAGTGAAGGAATGGCCAAGGAAAGGGAAGTTGTCATCAAGTTACTTGAGTGTAAAGCATGCAATACATCACATAATTGGAGTTATTAATTGGGTTCCAACTAAACATACTTCCAACATTGCTACATGATTGGGTAAGTCCATTTATATTGTAGGGACCAAAACAAATTTTGACTTTGGATCCTATGTCTTTGAGAAAACAATGAAGGGTGTTGCCTTCTTCATAATGAAGATGCATATAGCCTTTCCCTCATTAACTTGTGGTGTCATATTGAGTCAACACCCAAGTATTTTACTCATTTACGATAGTGTCTGCAAAAGAGATCCCCCTCTGTCATTACATTATAGGCTTTTCACTAGGAAACATGTTCTagatattgtcatgacatctggcCATAAATATGTTTCCAAGTATACTACTAGAACATGCATCCTTGCTGACCTAAAAGATACATACAAAACCTTGGATGAAACTATCAAAGGTTGTATTGAGAGGAAAAGCAGGCTTGAGATCCTGATAAAGGCCTTGTCCAAAGAAGAAGGAAATTTGAAAGGTGATGATATAGGTGAAGAAGATGTTACTAAAGAAGATATTGATGCAAGTGATGGTGAAAAGACAACTAACAGTGATGAGGACTGAAGTATTCTAGTTCTTCTGTTTTTTTTTGTGCTTCTAGTTGTTTCTTTTTGTGGGTTATGCCCTGAATATTTATGCACTTTAA encodes:
- the LOC127129619 gene encoding uncharacterized protein LOC127129619, which produces MIVADRDGVDKNIHVLISQVLGIEPKTSVMQDVSTSLAQLDNTTETPLDKFDVNRSTQSPEKSKDKEGHDGMSGDLANKEENTIDKKDQSIYIVNIDDLRITNVGPTKGWSKVVTHISKKKSLKRNEVPSGFRESGYDVKHNVQDIVSATRKQAFGKKIPTNVPEVPIENISFHFVDNVEKWKFVYQRRLSLESELGKYAFECKEVISLIQEVGLMKSVIGFGKCYEMLVKEFIMNISKECNNKRSKEFRKVYVRGRCVYFSPEIINRFLGINEEEQAEVEVSDNVI